The Streptomyces tubercidicus DNA segment ACCGCCGCCGCTGCCTGGAGGCGCAGTGTCTCCAGCGTGTCGATCTGGCCGCGCGCCCGGTCCAGCAGATGGTGCAGCTGGTATTCGTCCAGGCGGGGCTCTCCCGCGGCCACGACGAGCAGCGTGCGCCAGATCAGGGTCTTCCCCTCGACTCCCAGCCGCAGGGTCTCAAGCTCGATCAACGTGCTCAGTCCGGAGCGCCGGTACAGGACGCCGTTCGGCTTCAGACGCCCCAGCCTTTCGGCCGCCCAGCCACCGGAGACCTTTGTAGCGGCGTGCGGGGACGCCGAGCGCGTCCATGACTTCGAGCAGGGTCTGCCGGTCCTGAGCGATCTCGTCGGCGATGCGCTGCAGGTCGGCGCTGCGCGCAGAATGGCGGTGCTGGTGGGCGATGCGTTGCGCAAGCCCGACGCCGAAGGTGGCACCGGCCAGGTGGTCATTCAGGTAGATCCCGAGCTTGTCGCGATACATCCTGGGCCCCGTTCTCGCCTGTCCTCGGCGATCTCCTCGACGGTGCGAGCGCGTACACAAGCGGGCTGGGAACATCGGCGTCGGATTTCTCCCGCCCCCGCACCACGACAGCAAACCGCGAGGCTACGGAACCGACGCGGCGAAATGCCGGGAACGGACCCGAACGGCTCAGGGGCCCAGGCGCTGGAGCGCTGCATCGGAATTCTCGGCGCCAGCCCGGTGACAGTCGCCGTTCTCTTGACGGCGGTGGAACCTGCCGGGGGGCCGACCAGCCTGACCGTAAGGCTGACACGCGAATCAGCGGCTTTGGCCCGCTCCCGCGCTCGCCCTTGCGGGCCGCGCGACGGAGGCGCCGTGCGGCGCGGTGCTGCTGGGGCACCGGCGTGCGGCCGGAGGGCTGGACCGCTGGTCGGGACGGCATGAGCGGCCGCAGTGGCCTCCTGGCCAGTGCGGTTCTACTGTGGGGACATATCCAGTAGCTCCTTGGAGCGCGTCATGATCGGCATCCTCGGACTCATCATCCTGCTCGCGGCGGTAGTCGTCGGTGTGGCCGGTGTTCTCACCAACGGTGGCAGCGGGCACGAACTCACGGGCGGATTCTCGGTATTCGGCTACGGCATGACCGGCTCCACCGGCATGCTGTTCCTGTACGGCATCGTCGTCGGGGCGGCGGCTAAAAAAATTGTTGGGGCTGGCCCTGCTCTTCACCGGTAAACGACACCGCACCTCTCGCCATGGCAGCACCAAGCGCCATGAACTCAAGCAGTCCCACCACGAGACGGCCGCTGCCGACAACGAACGCCACGACCTGACCGGCCAACGCGGAACCGGCCGCTCAGAGACGGCCACCGCGCGGGGAAACGACTCACCCCGAAGCGACCTCCCTGTCGAACCGCACGGCGGTCATCGCAGGAGACTGCACTTCTTCGGGCACCGAGCCGCCCCCCGGTAGCCACCGCCGCACGCGCAGATCGCTGAGCGCCCGACGCCACCGGCATTACTGCCACCGGACCGCCGCAGACAACTCACCCAAGGTGGCCACCCATGAGTATCTCGAAGAAGATCGCGCACAAAGCCGAAGCGATGAAAGGCGGCGCCAAGAAGACGAGCGGCTGCGCCACCGGCAGCCAGCGCCTGCAGGCCGAAGGCCGCGGAGACCAAGTTAAGGGCAACATCAAGCAGGCCGCGGCCAAAATCAGGGACGCCTTCAAGCACTGACCGGTCCGCCCGTCGACCTGACCATGGCACGGGTCGGCGGTTATGCGACCCAAGGCTCCAGCCCCGGCACGCTGCCGCCACCGTCGTGCCGGCGGGAGGTTTGCGGGCGCCAGCTGATCGGAGCTACGGGCCAGGCCGCGTGCGTTCTACAGGAGCCACTTCAGTGCTGACCGGTTCCACCAAGGGCACGTGGGCTATTGGGTGGCATCGCAGGTACGGCAACGGCTTATCCCCGCAAGTTCGGTGTTGCCCTCAGTCACCTTGAGCGGATTGGATTCGGAGAGTCGTCGCCACGTGCCGGAAGCGGAAGCGGTCACCCAACCAAACTTCGGGGCCTGAATTCGGCTGTCTGAGAGGTGAGCACACCCGGGTAGGTGGGCCTTGCCGCTGTCATGAACGATGATTGCCCCCTTCGGCCAGTCTGCCCAGCCCGGCTTGGCCCCATCAGGACGCTTAGCAGCACCTCGTACACGGTCGCCAGGCACACAAGCGCAGTTGTGCATTTCGTGGAGCTCGCAATACAGCATGGCGTTCCCCCTGTGCATTTGGTCAGCCCATCCAGCATAGAAGATGGCTCGCCTGGTGCCATCGCTTGTCGAGGGGCGAGCACTCCGCGCCCATCCGGCATGGCTGAGGCCGCTCCTCTCCGCTCTCGCTACGTACTGTGGCGTGCTTCTGCAAACCGACTGCGGAGGTTCTGACCGCGAATCATGATTCTTCGCCGACCGACAAGCCACTGCCGCTGTGCGATCAGCACCGTAGCCGGGCGTGCCCCATCCGTGCCCTTCAGTCGGGTCAACACCGGTCACGAGGGGCACCACGGGACACGGCAGCACGGTCCAGGAAGCGGCGTTTCCCAGGTCAAAATGCCGTCTGATCGACCCGAGCCCCGTTGATTCCCAAGTTCAGAGCGCGGGTTCGACTCCCGAAACCCGCTACGTGCGAAAGCCCCAGGTCAGCAGCCTGAGACTTGTTCGTTGGATAGACCACTTCTAGGGCCTGTGCCGCTCGCGTGCCACAACAGGGCACGATTGCGGACGGCGTCGAAGCCCGTGCACCGTCCACGAGGAAGCCCTGCCTTGGCAGCCAAAGGCTCGCCTTACGTCATGCGCAAATTAAGGCGTATGCCTGCCTCGATCTACACGGGAGGCCACAGGCCCCTTCTGGGAGCCAACCTGCTCTTCTCTTGAGCCACCCCAGCACGTCACCCTCAGCCATTGCGCCTCCGACGACATTCCTGGACACCGAACAAATCTCAGGACAGGCGTTTACATCAGGGTCAACGTAAAGATCGAGCCTGCTCAACCGCTCAGGCATGCGAGGCTGCCCGCTCCCCGATTCAAGGCACAAGACCGCAGAAGTGATACACCATCAAATTTAGCCGACGGGTCGTCAGCTAAGTCAGCGTTGAGTCAGCATGAACCCTGCCAGAGGTGGTGACAGGTGGCGACACATGCACATGCGTCAACCTGCCCTGCACCACCTCTGACCTGCATAGATGCTGGCCAACGCACTACACCCGCAACATTGTCCCAAACCCGGTGCCAATGGAACCCAAAGAGGTACACAAATGGCGTTTTCGCAGGTCAGAGGCCATTTTTGGGGTCAGTAAAGTCAGCCGAAAGTCAGCAACGGCGCGATCGTGCCGCTTGCCGTGAGCCGGAGCGGAGCGGATACGTCCGGGGCAAGCCCCTTTGGCAGCCGCGGGTTGAGCCGTTCGTTTCACCGCTTGACCGGGGTGTGGCCGTTCATGGCGAAGCGAGGGGAGCACTGCTCGTCGGAGCGGTCGTTGGCGTTCCAGACACAGATCCACATCGTGTGGCCGACGTCCGAGATGAAGTTCGTCTTCGTGGCGCCCCAGTTGGCATGGAAGGTGTACGCGATGCCGTCGCTGCGGTACAGCTCGGCGCTGCAGCTCTGGTTCAGGGAGGTGTTGAGCACGCCCGCGAGCGCGTCGGAGCCGTTGTCGTCCAGCCAGGCGGAGCAGGCGGCATCGTTGCCGACCCAGGAGGTGTCCGCCTCGGATCCCCTGACCTGCGCCGGGTCGTCGCCGCCGTTGATGCCGGGGATCGACGACGAGGTGACGCGGGTGGCGGGTGCCGAGGACGCGGTGGTCGCGGCGGGTGCGGAGGGCGAGCGCGCACCGGATGCGCGCGGCGGGGCGGTCGTTTCCGAGTCGGCCGGGGCGTCCGGGGCCGGGCGCCCGGGCTCCGCGGTGGACGTGGCCGAACGGCTCGGGCTCGCATGGGGCGTCCGGGTCGCCCCGGCCGCGGTCTCGACGCGGGCCGACGCGCTGTCGGCCGGCTGCGCAGCGCCGTTGTGCCGGGAGGCGGACGGGAGGAGTACCAACGCCGCGACGGCGCCGAGGGCGATCGCCGCGGCGGTCGGCAGCAGGAACAGGCGTGTGCGGGAGCGGCGGGGCGGTGCGGCGGACGGGGGCGCGGTCCCCGGCGCCAGGTCCGCGTCCGGCGTCGCTTCCGCGGCCAGGTCCGGCGGCGGGACGGTCTCCAGCTTGCCGACCGGGGTTGCGGCGAAGGCACGTCGCGAGGCGATGCGTGACATGACCTCGGGGGGCCAGGAGGGAGGAGGCGCGGGCAGGTGGGCGCGGGCCGCCTCCGCCACCTCGCCGGCGGTGGGGCGGGCTCCGGGGCCGGTCGCGAGACAGCGACCGATGACGTTGGCGAGGCCGGCATCCACGGCGCGCAGCGGCTCCACGTCGGGGACGACACCAGGCGTGCGGCCCGAGGCCGCGTAGAGGACGAGCGCCCCCAGCGAGTAGACGTCCGCGGGCGCGTCCACGTCCTCGTCCCCGGCCTGCTGTTCCGGTGCCGAGAATCCCTGCGTGCCGTAGCTGCCACCGCTCTTGGTGAGCCTTGCCTGGTCCGCGGCGCGTGCGATGCCGAAGTCGATCAGCTTCACGCCGTCCCGCACCAGCATGACGTTGCCGGGCTTGATGTCACGGTGCACGATCCCGAACGTGTGCACGGCCGACAGAGGGGTGGCCGCCTCGGCCAGCAGCAGCCACAGCGCCCCGGCGGGCAGCGGGCCGCGCAGCCGGACCGCCTCGTCCACGGTGAGCCCGGGCACGTACTCGGTGGCGAACCAGGGACGTTCGGCGGTGCCGTCGCTCGCCAGCACCCGCGGCCCGACCCCGGCCGGCACGCGGTAGAGGATGCCGACCTCGCGTGCGAAGCGCTCGCTGGAGACCAGCCGTGGCCGGACGCGCTTGACGGCTGCGTAGCCCTTGTCGGACGCCCCGAGGTAGACCTCGCCCATGCCGCCGACGCCGAGCAGACCGATGAGGTGGAAGCTGCCGATCTCCTGCGGATCGTCCGCGGTGAGCGGTTCGGCGATCGTGCTGTCCATCATCACCAGTTCCCCGGCCGCTCGCGCTGACGGCGGGCAGGCTATCCAGCAAATCGGGCTCAGGCAACACGAGTTGACGGCGCGCCCCGGCCTGGCGTACGCATCTGCGGGAGGACCGGTCCCCGCGGTGCGCTCATACACTGCCGCGAGCCGAGCTGGAGGCATGTGATATGGCATACGGAAACTTCCCACCCCAGATGCTGCCGCCGGGCAGCCCCTCCGACAGGGTGCCCTCGGCACCACCGGGGACGATCTTCGTACTGGGTCCGGAGGGCGGGTACGCCGTGCCGCCGCGCCGGTACACGCTGCTGTTCGGGCGCGACCGCGAGGACGTTCATGTACCGGTCGGGGTCGACGACCCGACCGTCAGCCGTCGGCACGGCATCTTCACCTGCACGGCCGCGGACGGCGACTGGTGGCTGGTCAACACCGGTCATCTGCCGATCGAACTACCCGACGGCGTGCTGATGCTCGCCGGCCACAAGCGGCTCATCGAGTCCGGGTACACCCCGCTGGTGATCAACTCGTCCAAGCGGCGTTCCCATCTGGTGGAGGTCCGCGTCGTGGACGAAGACGACAGGAACCCCCGCTCCACAAGTGGTGCGGAGACTGTGAATCCCGAGACGGTCTACGAACTCTCCCCGCAGGAGCGGCTGGTGCTCACCGCACTCGCCCAGCGCTATCTGGAGGGCCACGACGCCTTCCCGCTCCCGCTGGCCTGGGAGGACACCGCCCGGCTGGCCAACGCCTCGCCCTACGCGGTCAAGTCCTGGACCCACAAGTCGGTCGCGAACACGGTCGAGGACGTGCGCGAACGGCTGCACCGCCGGGGCGTGCGCGGACTGCTGCGCGACGAGGTCGGCGAGCCGGTCGGCTCGACCCTCAGCGTCAACCTGATCAGGGAGTTGCTGAAGACGGCGACGCTGAGCGCTCAGGACCTGGAGTTGCTCGCCGACAAGGACTGAGCGGACTGCAGGGTGCGTGTCCCGGCCGGGCGCCGGGCGGGACACGCGGTGTTTCTCAGTCCTCGGCCTCCTGCTCCGCTCCGGCGTTGTAGGTGACGTGCATGGTGCCGTGCTCGACCGCGAAGACCGCCGCTTGGTCCTCCGCGGAGTTCCGTTGGTGCGGTTGCGGCTGCTCGGGGCCGTGCGTCGTGTGCGTCACGCGGTTGTTCTCGCCGACGATGAAGGTGCCGGAGACGTCCCCGGTGTGGATGTTCCCGTGTGTGGATTCCGCGGCCATGGCCTGCCTTTCGTGGTGGGTGTCGGGGAAGGTCAGCCGCCGCAGTCGGTCTTCAGTCCGGCCAGGTCCGAGTTCATCGAGTCGGCTTCACCCGAGGTATCGAACCCGGACCCCTTCGGATCGTCCTTGAACGACTGAAGCTCCTCTTCGGCCTGCTGAGCACCGGTCAGCATGGATTCGAGGTCGGATTGCACGGAGCTGTCCTGGGCTTGCGAGACGGCCCCCTCCAAGGTGGACTCGATGGAGTTCAGGTCGCTGATGACCGCGTCGACCTCGGAGAACACCGCGCTGCCGTCGGGTGGGGTGGCACTCGCGCCCGAGTTGTAGGAGCGCATGGCGCTGTTGTACGAGTCGAACGCGTCGTTCATGGCAGAGACGTCCGTGTTGTGCTGCGTGATCTCCGGCGCCAGCTCCGAGAGCGCGGTCAGGCACGCAGGATCGACGCCAGGCGATGTGTTGTCGCCGGACGACATGTTGTCGGCCGGACCGGAGGCGCCGGCGGGGCCCGATGAGACGGCCGAGGACGAGGAGGACTGCTGGTCCGTCATGTAGACCGCGGCACCCACACCCAGCACGGCCACGAAGCCGATGGAGCAGGCCATGGCCAGTGCCGATACCCCTACCTTGGCGCCCAGGACGCTGAACGCCGAGTGGCCCGTGCCCGTCGCAGGCGTGGTGGTGCTCAGGCCGTGCGCCGGCTGGGCGGCGGAGTGGTGTGCCTGTGAGAGGTCGATCTGCTGCGGCGCCGGTGCGGCGGAATGGCCGCCGGTCACGTTGGTAGCGGCGTGCGGCTGCGGGGCGGAATTCGAGAGGTCGACCACCGGCTTGGTCACAGGTGGGTGCACGGGAGCCGGAGCGGGGGGCGTGGGGGCGACCGGGTGCGTGAGGGGTGTGTGGCCCACGATGGGGTGCGTCGGCACGCCCGTGGCGTGCACAGGGGTGAGCGCGTGGCCTGGCGATGCGAGGGCCGATGTGTGGCCCGCGGCGGGGAGCGTGGTGATCACATGGCCCTGCTGCGCCGTGGCCGTCGCGGCGTTGGCGACCTGCTGGGCCGCCGAGTGTGCGTGCAGAGCGGTCAGTTCATGCCAGAGCGCACCCGCCTCCAGCGTCGCGGCCGCCGTCAGCGCACCACGGCTGATCGCCTGGCGGCGGGTGCGGGCCTCGCGCAGGAAGAACTCCTCGCCCTCCTTGTCTTTCATGCTCTTCGCCGCTGACCAACCGGCTCCGAGCAGGCTGCCCCATGCATCGAACTGCCGGGACATCGCCAGCTTCGGCGACGCGGCACGGGCCAGCGCCGCGCCCAGCTGTGCCTGTCCGCTCTTCTCCGCCCGCACCACCGCGGCGTCCAGGGCTTGGGAGTGTGCCGCGACGTCGTCCGGGGTCGTGTCCCTCGCCTCGACCCACGCGGTGAGCGTCCGGCAGAGCTGCTTGGCGGGAAACGCCGTTCCCCGGCTCTTCAGCACGCACCCGGCGACATCGGGCGGACAGCTGTAGCCGGTTTCCGAGGCGACCAGCAGACCGTGTCGCACCAGACCGTCGGCGATCGCTTCGGTGCCCGGCAGAGCGAGCAGATCGTTGAGATGCCGGGCGGCCAGCTCGGCGCCGGACAGCGAGCCGAGCAGATACAGCAGATCGCGCTCCTGCGGCCGGAGCCGGTTCAGCAGCGCGGGAAGCAGTCCGGGCAGATCGGCGAGGCCCGGCAGGCCCTTGCCGGTGATAGCCGACAGGGCGATGTGCCGCAACCGGAGCGGGCTGCCGTCCACCGCGTCACACAGCGCCTCCACGGTCCGCGCTTCGTCGGACCGCAGCTCGCGGGCGAGCACCGCCGCCACCAGTGACGTCCCCGCCGGGGCCGCCAGCCCGCCGAGCCGGACCGGGTGCACACCGCCGACTGCGGACCGCTGCTGCGAGGTGAAGACGAACATGGACTGCTCGGCCATGTCGAAGAGCCGGTGCAGGTCCTTCTCGTCGAGCCCCACGTCGTCCAGGTAGACCCGCAGCCGCAGTGTCTTCAAATGCTCCTTCAGCGCCTCCGGCGACGGCTTGTAGTCCGGTGCGTCGAAGCTGATGTCGAAGATCGCCTGCGCGATGTCATCGGCCGTGCGTCCCCCGGCTTCGATGTAGGCCGCGCCCTCGGGCCCGCGCGGCATGGTGCGTGCGAGATGGCGCAGCAGTGCGCTCTTGCCGATCCCGGACGCGCCCCAGACCTGCACCAACTGATGTTTTCCGACGGCCTCTTGCAGTGCCCGGACCTCCTGCTCCCGGCCGGTCAGCGGCTCGGCGGCGGAGCGCGGCAGGTGGGAGACGGGCGTGCGCTTGACCGGGTCCGGCAGCGGCCCGCCGTGCACGGTGACGGTCGAACCGTGCTCGGCGGTGATCCGCAGATTGTGCACGGTGTTGTTGCTGCCCACGACCATCAGCCCGGACATGGCGCCGGTCCGGATCTGCTGGGTGGGGCCCGAATTACCGTTGTCCTCTGGCATTTGTTTTCCCCGTTCTTTCCACGCCGGAGTTCCGGCAGTCAGACATGCTGGCGCCGACCCGTCGTGGCGAACCCGGCGCTTTTACGTGTTCGGCGAGATCGGCGACGATCCGGCGGGCCCGGCCTCGGCGGCGATCCGGGCGAGGTGAGCCAGGTCGAGGATGGTGATCCGGCGGTAGCCGGTCTCGACCGCGCCGGAGTCCCGCAGCGCCCGCAGCGCCTTGTGGATCGACGACTCGGCCGCACCGACCAGGGTGGCCATCTCCGGCTGTGACAGCGGCAGACGGGTTTCGCTCCGTCCCGGGCGCCCGTAGGTGACGGCCATGTGGTGCAGGATTCTGGCCAGTCGCCCGAGCACGTCGCACCCGGTGAAGTCGGTGATCCGGCTGGTCGCCGTGCGCAGCTTGGCCACCACGCTCGCGCTGAGTGCCACTCCTACGGAGGGGTGCTGTTTCGTGCACTCCAGGAGTTCGGAGCGGAGTATGTAGCGGGCCAGCACCTTGCCGCAGGCGGTCACGGTGCCGACGCGCGGCTGACCGTCGATTCCGGCGAGTTCCCCGACCAGGTCCCCAGCCATCCGCACGGCCAGCAGTGCCTCGCGGCCGTCCTGCGCGTGCGCGGTGACCTTCACCGTGCCGCCGAGCAGGAGCAGCGCGAAGTCCGAGGTGTCGGCCTCGTGGATGGTGATCTGACCGGCCGGGTAGACGACGCCGTGGCCGAGTCCCAGCAGGATTGCGCGGTCGGCCTCGTCGAGCCGGCCGAGCAGCCCGGCCGGCGGCCAGTAGGTCCCTCCCCCGCGCCCCCGTGTGTTGCTCATCGGCCGCCCCTCTCTTCCTCGTTCCGCCGAAACGGCACAAGCAGTATTAGTAGCCGTTCTACCCGAGGACCCCTCCCCTACGATCCCGTCAATCATCGTCTCGGCACCTGATATCGGGGATGCGGCACTTCTGTCTTCGAATTGCCGCTCCCCGTCGTGATCGCGGAGGGATTGTGAATCCGAGGTATGAATACCGGGCCCTGCTGGCTTGCGACATCGCGGGCTCCGCGGGCCGCGGCGAGCGACGGCTCCAGGAGATCCGCAGGGTCCTGCGTTCCGCGCTGTCCGACGCACTGGGCATCGCGGATCTGAACGCGCGGGACTTCGCGTACGTCGACACCGGCGACGGCTGTCAGCTCGTCGCGCCGGCCGCGCTGTCCAAGGCCAGGCTGCTGTTCCCGCTGCTCCCGGAGCTGTGTTCACGGATTCGCGAGCACAACCGGCACGCTGCCGCGGATCTCCGGCTGCGGGTGCGGGCCGCGGTGCACGCGGGGGAAATCCGGCTCGATCCGGACGGCACCGTCTCCGGCGCCCCGTTCGAGGCGCTGGCCCGGCTGCTCGACTCGGCGCCGCTGCGGCACGCGACCCTGGCCGGTACCACCGGCACCCCGGTTGCCGCGATCCTTTCGCACCACTTCTACGAGGAAGCGGTCGGGCACGGCTACGAGGGGCTCGAAGCCGACGCCTTCACCGCGGCCAATGTCCGGGTCAAGGAGTACGCCGCTCGGGCCTGGCTCTGGTACCCGGGCAGCCCCGTCGGCCCGCGCATCTCCTCCGACCGGGATGCCGGCGCCGGCGAGCAGCTTGCCGAGCCCGAGCCGCGGGCCGTGGAGCAGCTCGTCCAGGCCGCGGGCAGGGGCACCGTCTTCGCCGTCCACCGAGGCGACCAGTACATCCGCCACAACGACCGGGGTTGACAGCACTGATGAACGAGGAACTCGCCGAGCTGGCCGCGAGCGGCGCCGCCGCTCTGGTCTCGGCCATGGGCACCGATCTGTGGCAGCAGGCGAAGAGACTGATGAGCGGTGTCCTCGCACGGGCCCGCAGCAGCCGCAGCAACGAGCTGTCCGCCGCCTTGAACCGGCACTCGACCGCCACGAGGGGAGCGGTCGACGCCGTGGGCTACTGGACCGAGGCGCTGTCCCAGCTGCTCGAACGGAACCCGCATCTCGCCCAGGACGTCATGGCGCTGGCCTCGCTGCCGGCCCCGGAAAAGCCGGAAATTGCGATCCAGGTCAATTCCGCCACCCATTCAGGTGAGGTATTCGCGGTGCAGCACGGAAATCAGCACTTCACCTCGGCGCCGAAAGCCCGTGATGGCGGTGAACGTCCGTGAGCCGGGAGGTGAGCCCGCGGGACGGCGCCACACACGGACCGCTGCGGGCGGTACTGTTCCTGGCCGTCGTCATCGGGGCCTTCGCCGAGGTCAGCACACCGCATCAGCGGTACGGCCCGCTGGTGGACATGCTCGCCCTCACGGCCGTGGGTGTCGTCGGCGCGGCTGCCGTGCTGGCGTCCGAGCCCGCCGCGGCGCCGGCCCGGCAGCCGGATCGGCTCGCGCCGGAACCCCGGCCGCCCGCTGCGGTCCCGGTCTGCCGCTACGTCACCGCACCGGCGACGCCGCAGTCCCCGCCCACCAGGCCCCGGCCGCTCCTGCGTGAGCGGCCGACCGACCTGAGCGTCCCCCGCTTCGGCGACGGCGCCCGTGCCCAGGGCTACCCCTGGGTGCTGCCGGAGCGCACGGTGCAGAACGGGATCGCCGCCGACGAGGCCACGGTCGGTGCTTTCACCCTCCGCGCGGCCTCCGTCATCGGGCCCGGCCACCGCTGCGGAGAACCCGCCGAGCCGCGCCAGGACTCCTACCGGATCGGGCGGAGCCCGGACAGCCGGTACTCGATCGTGGCCGTGGCCGACGGACTGTCCAGCGCAGCCTGGTCGGACGCCGGGGCCATCACGGCCTCCAGCCAGGCCGTCACCCTGCTGCGCGAGCAGATCGGGGCGGTGGGCTTCGACGGGCTCGACACCAAGGAGCTGTACGGACGGATCGCGGAATCGATCG contains these protein-coding regions:
- a CDS encoding CsbD family protein codes for the protein MSISKKIAHKAEAMKGGAKKTSGCATGSQRLQAEGRGDQVKGNIKQAAAKIRDAFKH
- a CDS encoding serine/threonine protein kinase is translated as MMDSTIAEPLTADDPQEIGSFHLIGLLGVGGMGEVYLGASDKGYAAVKRVRPRLVSSERFAREVGILYRVPAGVGPRVLASDGTAERPWFATEYVPGLTVDEAVRLRGPLPAGALWLLLAEAATPLSAVHTFGIVHRDIKPGNVMLVRDGVKLIDFGIARAADQARLTKSGGSYGTQGFSAPEQQAGDEDVDAPADVYSLGALVLYAASGRTPGVVPDVEPLRAVDAGLANVIGRCLATGPGARPTAGEVAEAARAHLPAPPPSWPPEVMSRIASRRAFAATPVGKLETVPPPDLAAEATPDADLAPGTAPPSAAPPRRSRTRLFLLPTAAAIALGAVAALVLLPSASRHNGAAQPADSASARVETAAGATRTPHASPSRSATSTAEPGRPAPDAPADSETTAPPRASGARSPSAPAATTASSAPATRVTSSSIPGINGGDDPAQVRGSEADTSWVGNDAACSAWLDDNGSDALAGVLNTSLNQSCSAELYRSDGIAYTFHANWGATKTNFISDVGHTMWICVWNANDRSDEQCSPRFAMNGHTPVKR
- a CDS encoding FHA domain-containing protein, with translation MAYGNFPPQMLPPGSPSDRVPSAPPGTIFVLGPEGGYAVPPRRYTLLFGRDREDVHVPVGVDDPTVSRRHGIFTCTAADGDWWLVNTGHLPIELPDGVLMLAGHKRLIESGYTPLVINSSKRRSHLVEVRVVDEDDRNPRSTSGAETVNPETVYELSPQERLVLTALAQRYLEGHDAFPLPLAWEDTARLANASPYAVKSWTHKSVANTVEDVRERLHRRGVRGLLRDEVGEPVGSTLSVNLIRELLKTATLSAQDLELLADKD
- a CDS encoding AAA family ATPase, with product MPEDNGNSGPTQQIRTGAMSGLMVVGSNNTVHNLRITAEHGSTVTVHGGPLPDPVKRTPVSHLPRSAAEPLTGREQEVRALQEAVGKHQLVQVWGASGIGKSALLRHLARTMPRGPEGAAYIEAGGRTADDIAQAIFDISFDAPDYKPSPEALKEHLKTLRLRVYLDDVGLDEKDLHRLFDMAEQSMFVFTSQQRSAVGGVHPVRLGGLAAPAGTSLVAAVLARELRSDEARTVEALCDAVDGSPLRLRHIALSAITGKGLPGLADLPGLLPALLNRLRPQERDLLYLLGSLSGAELAARHLNDLLALPGTEAIADGLVRHGLLVASETGYSCPPDVAGCVLKSRGTAFPAKQLCRTLTAWVEARDTTPDDVAAHSQALDAAVVRAEKSGQAQLGAALARAASPKLAMSRQFDAWGSLLGAGWSAAKSMKDKEGEEFFLREARTRRQAISRGALTAAATLEAGALWHELTALHAHSAAQQVANAATATAQQGHVITTLPAAGHTSALASPGHALTPVHATGVPTHPIVGHTPLTHPVAPTPPAPAPVHPPVTKPVVDLSNSAPQPHAATNVTGGHSAAPAPQQIDLSQAHHSAAQPAHGLSTTTPATGTGHSAFSVLGAKVGVSALAMACSIGFVAVLGVGAAVYMTDQQSSSSSAVSSGPAGASGPADNMSSGDNTSPGVDPACLTALSELAPEITQHNTDVSAMNDAFDSYNSAMRSYNSGASATPPDGSAVFSEVDAVISDLNSIESTLEGAVSQAQDSSVQSDLESMLTGAQQAEEELQSFKDDPKGSGFDTSGEADSMNSDLAGLKTDCGG
- a CDS encoding Crp/Fnr family transcriptional regulator, translated to MSNTRGRGGGTYWPPAGLLGRLDEADRAILLGLGHGVVYPAGQITIHEADTSDFALLLLGGTVKVTAHAQDGREALLAVRMAGDLVGELAGIDGQPRVGTVTACGKVLARYILRSELLECTKQHPSVGVALSASVVAKLRTATSRITDFTGCDVLGRLARILHHMAVTYGRPGRSETRLPLSQPEMATLVGAAESSIHKALRALRDSGAVETGYRRITILDLAHLARIAAEAGPAGSSPISPNT
- a CDS encoding protein phosphatase 2C domain-containing protein; the protein is MSREVSPRDGATHGPLRAVLFLAVVIGAFAEVSTPHQRYGPLVDMLALTAVGVVGAAAVLASEPAAAPARQPDRLAPEPRPPAAVPVCRYVTAPATPQSPPTRPRPLLRERPTDLSVPRFGDGARAQGYPWVLPERTVQNGIAADEATVGAFTLRAASVIGPGHRCGEPAEPRQDSYRIGRSPDSRYSIVAVADGLSSAAWSDAGAITASSQAVTLLREQIGAVGFDGLDTKELYGRIAESIAGHASGRGIATSHMATVLITAVLAEPDANGVAQVWIAWLGDSSAWTLDPQVPLWRFSAGEAKDRTAAVVSNEVAGRLPDTPQLARERYLTLAPGAALALVTDGIGDAWADPAGNVNEYFANAWRSPVPATRFTADVGFDAPQCLDDRTAVVIWNGGRA